The DNA region GAGGCCGCCGCGATCATGGCCTGGGTCGGTATCGCCGTCGCGATTGTCGCGGTCGGGTTCACAAATACGTCGGTCCTCGCGCTTGGCGCGAACAAGGCGACTATATCCAACTATATCCGTGCTTTGTTCACCACGGCACTCGCCATCCTGATCCTTGGTGAGCGCCTCGAACTCTTCCATCTGGCCGCGTTCGCATTCGTTGTCGTGGGTGTGGTGATGCTCGGGCGGGGGCGGCGCGCGCGCCCGGCTTGACAGGCAGTAAGCGCACCACCTATATCCGCAGCCGCACTTGGGGCGGAGTAGCTCAGCTGGTTAGAGCAGCGGAATCATAATCCGCGTGTCGGGGGTTCGAGTCCCTCCTCCGCTACCATATCCTCCATTCATGCCATACTTGCCGCGGCACTGATGCGGGTCGCCGCCGTGTCGGCATGATTCTGCGTGGCTCGCCTCTGATGTCGGAACCAACCGCATGGAGGAAAGAGTCATGTTGCAAGTTCACAATCCCGATACGATCGCCCCGCCCGTGGCCTTCTACAGCCATGGCATCGAAGTGCCCGCGGGCGCCCGCACCCTGCATATTGCCGGGGTCGTCGGCGTCACCCCGGAGGGCACAATGCCGATCGGCTTCGAAGCCCAGCACCGGCAGATATGGCTGAATGTCATTGAGGTCCTGAAGTCGGCGAATATGGGGGTTGAGGATCTGGTGCGCCTCAACGTCTTCTCGCTCGACCCATCGGACGTGTTCATGGTCAGCGAGGGCCGTCAGGAGTTCCTGAACGGCCACCGACCGGTATCAACCTATCTTGCGATCAAGGGGCTCGCGCGGCCCGAATTCCTTGTCGAGATGGATGCTGTCGCCTGCAAGGTGGACTAGGCATGGCTGACGGGAACCGCCACATGTCGCAACGTTCCGTGGCGGTTCCTTTTCTCCCACTTAAAAGATCGCCGCCAAGCACTAAATAATGTGGTGGGAACCATATTATGGAAGAAGCTCGTGGCGAAGGACCCTTATCAAGCTCTTGGCGTGGATCGGACGGCATCTGCGGATGAAATCCGCAAGGCGTACCGCAAGCTCGCCAAGGAAAATCATCCCGACCTGAAACCGGGGGATTCGGCGGCCGAGGCACGTTTTCTCGAAGCCCAGGCCGCTTATGACATCGTCGGCGACAAGGAAAAACGCGCGCAGTTCGACAGCGGTGAGATCGATGCCGAGGGTCATGAACGCGCCGAACAGCCCTCCTACCGCCACTACGCCGAAGCCGGCGCCGATCATCCATACCATTCCGCTGATGGTTATGCCGATATGGGGGACATGTTCTCCGACCTGTTCGGCCACGCGCAGTCCGGTGGCCGCACGGTCCGCATGCGCGGAGGTGACGTTCGCTATGTGTATGACGTCAGTTTTCTCGACGCGGTGCGCGGCACGAAGGCGCGCATCACCATGCCCGACGGCAAATCCTTGGACCTCACCATACCGGCGGGTTTGCGCGATGCTCAGGTCCTGCGCCTGAAAGGCAAGGGCGCGCCGGGTCTCGGGGGCGGGCCCACGGGTGACGCTTTGGTGACCGTGCATGTCCGCCCGCACAGCCTGTTCCGGCGCCAGGGAAACGATATCCACATCGAGCTACCCGTGGCGCTCCATGAAGCGGTCCTCGGGGCCAGGGTCCGTGTCCCGACAATCGACGGACCGGTGACCATGAACATTCCCAAGGGGTCGAACACCGGTGCCCGGCTGCGGCTGAAGGGCAAGGGTGTCCCGAGCGGCAAGTCGGGCACACGGGGCGATCAGCATGTCACCTTGCGGGTGGTGCTTCCCGACACGCCCGATGCCGAACTGGAGGCCTTTCTCGAGGATTGGTCGCAGCGGCACAATTACGATCCACGATCCGGCTTGGAGGCCTGACCGATGCGCGAAACCGAAGTTTTGAAGATCATACCGGGTGTACGCCGCGTCGAGCTTCGGCGTTGGGTGGCGCAGGGTTGGGTGTTGCCGGAAACGCGCAGCGGCGAACTCTGGTTCCGGGAGATTGACATTGCGCGGCTTCGCCTGGTGCGGGAAATTCGCCGGGATATGGCGATTGCCGAAGAGGGTGTGCCGACGGTTCTTTCGCTAATGGATCAGGTGTATGGTTTGCGTAAGGAATTACGCCGTTTGGCCGAGGCGGTAGACGCGCAGCCGGGACGGGTAAAGCAAGCAATCGCGGCGCATATGCGTGAGCACTAGCTGAACCGTCAACCGGCCTGCTTCGATCAGCCGGGTAATTCTGCGATCGCCCCGCGGCGCCCGTCCGCAACCCTTTCGAGTGAGACCAGATGTCCGAGACCGCCCCCCTGACCATCCGCCTGAACCCCGCCGACAATGTTGTTGTCGCCCGGGCCGAGATCCTGCCGAACACCGCCATTCCGGGAGAGAGTGTCACCACGAACGCGCCGATCCCGCGCGGCCATAAAATCGCGACCCGTGCTATCGCCAATGGTGAGACCATCGTCAAATACGATCAGATCATCGGGTTTGCCGCGAGTGATATCAAGGCGGGCGATCACGTCCACACCGAGAATTGCGAGTTCCGGATGGTCGACCGCGACTACCAGTTCGCAACCGACCTGCGTGAGACGGCGATGGTGCCCGAGGCCGAGCGGCGGACATTCGAGGGCTATGTGCGCAAGAACGGATCGGTCGGGACGCGCAATTATATCGGCATCCTGACGTCGGTGAACTGCTCGGCGACGGTCGCGCGCTACATCGCAGACTCGTTCAATGCCACCGGCAAGCTCGATGACTATCCCAATATCGACGGTGTGTCGGCCTTTGTCCACGCGACCGGTTGCGGCATGGCGGATTCCGGTGACGGCTACGCCAATCTCCAGCGCACCCTGTGGGGCTACGCGCGTCATCCGAACTTCGCCGGCGTATTGATCGTCGGGCTGGGTTGCGAGGTGAACCAGATCCCGTTCCTGCTCGATGCATATGGATTGGAGCTGAACGATACATTCCAGACCATGACGATCCAGGAATCCGGTGGCACGCGGAAGACCGTGGACCAGGCGATCGAGCGGATCAGCACGATGCTGGAACCGGCCAATGCCGCGACGCGCTCGACCGTATCGGCGAGCGAACTCACTGTCGCGCTTCAGTGCGGCGGTTCGGATGCCTATTCGGGTATCACCGCCAATCCCGCTCTGGGCAATGCGGTGGACCGGCTGGTGGCCAACGGCGGCACGGGCATTCTTGCGGAGACACCCGAGATTTACGGTGCCGAGCATCTGTTGACCCGCCGTGCGGTCAACGCTGAGGTCGGCCAGAAGCTGGTGGACCGGATCAAATGGTGGGAGGACTACACCGCCCGCAACCATGGCTCGATGGACAACAACCCGTCGCCGGGCAACAAGGCCGGCGGACTGACGACGATCCTCGAGAAGTCTCTCGGGGCCGCGGCCAAGGGCGGCACGACCAATCTGGCGGGTGTGTACAAATACGCCGAGCCTATCGATACCAAGGGCTTCGTGTTCATGGATTCGCCCGGCTTCGACCCGGCGTCCATCACCGGCGAAGTCGCATCCGGCGCGAACCTGGTCTGCTTTACCACAGGGCGCGGATCGGTTTATGGCTGCAAGCCGTCGCCGTCGATCAAGCTCGCGACCAACACCCAGATGTATGAGAGCATGTCCGAGGACATGGACATCAACGCGGGCAAGATCGCCGATGGCGATGCCACCATCGAAGATGTGGGCCTGGAGATCTTCGACTACATGCTCGACATCGCCAGCGGCACTCAGTCGAAGTCCGAGGCGCTCGGGTTTGGTGACAATGAATTCATTCCCTGGCAAGTCGGCGCGGTGATGTAGCGCGGGGCAGCGGACAGGATTTCAAAATGGACGTGATGGATTTAACCGGCCGGGTCGCCTTGGTGACCGGAGGCAACCGGGGTATCGGCGCCGCAATTTCGCATGCGCTTGCGGCAGCTGGTGCGGTCGTGGCTGTCAACTATGTTTCCAACGCCGACGCCGCACGGGACACAGTTGCCGCCATCGAGGCCGCGGGTGGCCGGGCAGCGGCCGTGCAGGGCGATGTGACCGAGAATGACGATGTTCTGCGTATGGTCAGCGATGCGGAGACAGCACTCGGGCCCATCGACATTCTGGTCGCCAATGCGGGGGTCGGCGTTCACCAGTCAATCGAGGAAACAACCGAAGTCGATTTCAATCTTGGTTTGCAGTCAAACCTGACTTCGGCATTTCTTTGTTCTCAGGCGGTCCTACCGGGCATGCGGGAACGCAAATGGGGGCGATTGATCTACATCGCGTCCGGCGCGGCTCACAATGGCGGGCGCATCAGCCTCCAATATTCTGCGTCGAAGGGCGGGATGGAGGCGCTGGCCCGCGCCTACGCACTCCGCCTGGTAGAGGAGGGGGTGACCGCCAACTCCGTGTCGCCGGTACTCATTCATACCGGCATGACGACGACCGCTTCGCCCGAGCAGCACGTATTCTCGCCTCCCATAGGCCGTATGGGCCATGTGGACGAGGTGGCGATGGCCACGGTGATGTTGGCTGCCAACGGATACATGACCGGTCAGACCGTGCACATGAATGGCGGGCTTTACTTTAGCTAGGGGCTGTATTAGCGCGGATTTCAGGGCATGCGCGCCGGCCGGGTTCTTAAACACCCTTGAATCCATGATCGTTACGCGTTGTGATCGTCACCTGCGACGGAGGAGATCGCCATGGAAACGTTGGATTTCACGCCCGAGGATATGGAAAAGCGGATTGCGCGGATCGATGATCTGAAGCCCAACAAGGCCGAGTTCGCGGAGCGGGGTGGCATTCCCCAAGAGGCCTATGAGTATGTCGCGGCGAAGGACATCTTCCTGCTGATGGCCAAGCCCAAGCCTGCGGAAAAGCAGAACAGCACGCCCGCCATCGAGGGCCCCGACGGGGCGTCTGTCTATGTGGTGGGAACACCCCCCAATGACGGCTCGGCGCTGCACGCTCACATGACCACTCACGAGACATTTATGCCACTCACAGGCCGCTACCGGTTCGACTATGGTCGTATGGGCAAGCACAGCGTAGTGATCAATCCGTTCGAGATGATTTCAGTGCCACCCGGGGTGATCCGCAACTTCACCAACCTCGAAGATCACGAAAGCCGGATGCTGGTTATTATCCAGGGCGAAGATGAAAACGCGCTGAACGACATCATCCTGCCGCCATCGACCGGTGACGAGATCGCCGCGCGCTAGGGCTCCGAAACCCAGGACAAGATTGAAGAGCAGGGAATGCTGTTTATCGCGGACGCTGCTGAGTAGACGCCCGGCGTACCGGCGGCAGGCCGACCCCGCTCGCTGGGCGTTCGAGCAGGACTTCGCGGCGGAACCGAAACAGGCTGGCCGGGCGCCCGCCGGTCTTGGATGATTTCGCGCCGGTGTCCTCGACCAGACCCTGATGCTCGACCAGCCGGCGGAAGTTCGCCTTGTGCAACTCGACACCCGCCAGGGCCTCGACCGCACGCTGGAGATCCAGGAAGGTGAAGCGGTCCGGCATCAGCTCAAACACCACCGGCCGATACTTGATCTTGCCGCGCAGGCGAGAGATGGCCGTTGCGAGAATGCGTCGGTGATCCGCCTGCAAACTGTCGGCGTCCATGATCGCCGCCTCGCGTGGCGCCCAGCAGGCCGCACCGTCGCGATGGGCCTCGGGGACCAGCCCGATTTCATACAGAAGCTCATAGCGCTCGAGGACGAGTTCCTCGTTCCAGTGGCCGCCGGGGAGCCCGAACGTGACCCGCGCGCGTTCCTCTCGCAAACTGCGTTCGTCGCGTGGGGCCTCCGCGATCCAGCCCGCGATGCCGTCGCGCACGGCCGACAGGATCGCTGGCTCGCCGTCGCGCCAGTCCTCCCACGGGAAAAACCGGTACCAGCTTCCCCACTCGCTTGCCGCCATGCGGCGCGGCTCGTCCTCATGAACGAGTGCGAGATAGCCGATCGACAGGATGCGGCCCGGCTGTGCGCGGGCGCTGGCATGACGGTTGGCGTCACCGAAACTGTAGAGTTGCTCGACATAGCCGAGGCCATAACCGGTTTGCTCCTCGACCCAGGTGCGCAGGCCGGCTTCCAATGTGCGATGGCGCGGTTCCAGCGGGCCCGAGGGCAGGGCCGCCGGCCGGGAAGAGTCGGGCTGGCGGACGAGTACGCGCGGGCCTTCCGGGGCGATGGCGACGATCACCGCACCGAGATCGACCGTGATCGCGTCGTGCCCGGCGCGGCCGCGCGGCGGATCGGATCGGTTCATCTGCGGCTCATCATGGGCATGGCGGAATCCTTGCCTCTGCATCGCGTTGGGTTCAGCCGAATGGGCTCCCCAGTCATATCGCGTTCGCATCACTTCGTCACATCCCGGCGCGTGCCGGACAGAAGGCGCTCAGGTGTCGCGGACCTGCGGCCGCACGAACACATCCAGACGCGTCGCGGCAACCGAGACCTGATCCCACACGTCGCTCTCGATGGTGAACAGCGCGAGGCCGGCGGCGGGGTAGCCCCGCATCATGTCGCGTATCGCCGCGCCATCGGGCGAGGGGCCGGCGAGCATCCGCGCGAGTTCCTCAATACCCGGGTTGTGGGCGATGACCAGCGCCGTCTCGACAGAGACCGGCAGGGCGCCAATATGCGCGAGCAGTGTGCCGGGCGTGGCGAGGTAGAGCTCGTCATGCATGTCGGATGTGGGCGTGCGTTTGAGGTTGTCGCGCACGATTTCCCATGACTGCCGGGTGCGCAACGCCGAAGAGACCAGGGCATGGTCCGGCGCTACGTCATGCTCATTGAGCCAAAGTGCGACATGCAGGCATTCCGCGTTGCCGACTTTCGTGAGCGCGCGTTGTGAATCATCGAGGCCGTTTTCGGCCCATTCCGGAGAACCGTGACGCAGCAGGATAAGGCGTTTCATCGTCGTCGTTCCGCAGTTTGGTTCGTGGCGGCAACCGCAAGGTGAGCCTAGCGAAAGCCAGTGACTCGCGCATGTCCGGGACGGGCGTGCGCGGCGCCTGAAAAATTCTTTGCTGCAGTGCAGTAATGTGATTGACACAAACCAGCGCAATCCTATATCAACCTGCGCACTGTCGAACGCCGAAAGGAACATTGTTCCCGCAAGCCTTTGAGCAGAAACCGGACGGGTTAAAAAAACTGTTCGGACCGGGAAAAAGCGTTTGACTTGCCCAGTCCACAGTCATATAACCCGCCCTCGCCGCCCGGTTTGGGGGTAGACCCTGTTGGGCGGCTTAGCTACATGCCGAGTGATTTCGCTCCTACGTTGGAGCGGACATTGGCATCTGCGCTGTTGGACATTGTGAATACCTGAAGAAGGGATGCGCAGGCGGCGGTGCGTGATAATCAAACACGTCCGCTTGCACGCGCATTCATAGATGTAACGAGGTACATTAATTTGTGCCTCGCTTGTGCTAAGTAGACGCTTCTAGTCAACCCGACCAATGAACCGTTGTTCAGCGGATCGGGGAGGTCAACTTGAGAGTTTGATCCTGGCTCAGAGCGAACGCTGGCGGCAGGCTTAACACATGCAAGTCGAAGGTGAAGCTAGAGCTTGCTCTAGTGGAAACTGGCGGACGGGTGAGTAACGCGTAGGGATGTGCCTATGAGTACGGAATAACCGTTGGAAACGACGGCTAATACCGTATACGCCCCGAGGGGGAAAGCTCCGGCGCTCATAGAGCAACCTGCGTCCGATTAGCTTGTTGGTGAGGTAATGGCTCACCAAGGCTGCGATCGGTAGCTGGTCTGAGAGGATGGTCAGCCACACTGGGACTGAGACACGGCCCAGACTCCTACGGGAGGCAGCAGTGGGGAATATTGGACAATGGGGGCAACCCTGATCCAGCCATGCCGCGTGAGTGATGAAGGCCCTAGGGTTGTAAAGCTCTTTCAGCGAGGAGGATAATGACGTTACTCGCAGAAGAAGCCCCGGCTAACTTCGTGCCAGCAGCCGCGGTAATACGAAGGGGGCTAGCGTTGTTCGGAATCACTGGGCGTAAAGCGCACGTAGGCGGATTGATAAGTTAGGGGTGAAATCCCAGGGCTCAACCCTGGAACTGCCTTTGATACTGTCAGTCTTGAGACCGAGAGAGGTGAGTGGAACTCCGAGTGTAGAGGTGAAATTCGTAGATATTCGGAAGAACACCAGTGGCGAAGGCGGCTCACTGGCTCGGTACTGACGCTGAGGTGCGAAAGCGTGGGGAGCAAACAGGATTAGATACCCTGGTAGTCCACGCCGTAAACGATGGAAGCTAGTTGTCAGGCAGTATACTGTTTGGTGACGCAGCTAACGCATTAAGCTTCCCGCCTGGGGAGTACGGTCGCAAGATTAAAACTCAAAGGAATTGACGGGGGCCCGCACAAGCGGTGGAGCATGTGGTTTAATTCGAAGCAACGCGCAGAACCTTACCAGCCCTTGACATTTGGTGCTACATCGGGAGACCGATGGTTCCCTTCGGGGACGCCAGGACAGGTGCTGCATGGCTGTCGTCAGCTCGTGTCGTGAGATGTTGGGTTAAGTCCCGCAACGAGCGCAACCCTCGCCCTTAGTTGCCAGCATTAAGTTGGGCACTCTAGGGGGACTGCCGGTGATAAGCCGGAGGAAGGTGGGGATGACGTCAAGTCCTCATGGCCCTTACGGGCTGGGCTACACACGTGCTACAATGGCGGTGACAATGGGCAGCGAACCCGCGAGGGGGAGCTAATCTCAAAAAGCCGTCTCAGTTCGGATTGTTCTCTGCAACTCGAGAGCATGAAGTTGGAATCGCTAGTAATCGCGTAACAGCATGACGCGGTGAATACGTTCCCGGGCCTTGTACACACCGCCCGTCACACCATGGGAGTTGGGTTTACCCGAAGGCAGTGCGCTAACCAGCAATGGAGGCAGCTGACCACGGTAGGCTCAGCGACTGGGGTGAAGTCGTAACAAGGTAGCCCTAGGGGAACCTGGGGCTGGATCACCTCCTTTCTAAGGATGGCCATTATGATCCCAGTCTCTTCGGAGGTCTGGTTCATTCCGGTCTCTTATAGAACAAAGACCCGTCTAGATCAGGACGAGGTCGCTTAAAACGAGCGGACTGATGCCGTCTTCGTTTCTCTTTCTTCAAAAACGAGTTTAGTGGTTTGACCACTTGGGTTGGCAGCTTGCTGTCATGTCCAGGAATGGGCCGGTAGCTCAGGTGGTTAGAGCGCACGCCTGATAAGCGTGAGGTCGGAGGTTCAAGTCCTCCTCGGCCCACCATATCACTTGCCAGACATCCAGAAATTGGGGGGCATAGCTCAGTTGGGAGAGCGCGTGCTTTGCAAGCATGAGGTCGTCGGTTCGATCCCGTCTGCCTCCACCATTCTTCTGATGCTGCCGTGTTTTGCCTGGCACTGTCGTCTTGCGGCTCCTTGTTTGAGGGTGAGCGCGAGGGGTGGAAAACTCGTTATTTGAAGAAAAGTACCGTTTTGCGGTGATTTTAGGATCATCGCTTGTTCTTGACATCGTTGAAGAGAAGATCTGTTTGACCTCTGGGGGTAAGTCCCTTCAGGGTTTTGCACCTCAGCAGAAGGCTAGCTTGACCGCATGGCCGTCAGATTGATCTCGTGAAACTGGTCTTATAATTGATCGATGGATCGGTTTGTATCAGTTGCTGGTTTTTGTTCAGATTTTAAAAGGGATCTGGATGGAAGTTGGTGAGTGAGCAAACGGTTTGCACATTTGTTTTGTGTTTGTTTGAGTGTTTAACGCACTCAAGTGGCGCGATGGTGCAAGCAAAGATGGTCTTAACTGCGCTTTGCGCAGTGAAGATGAACATTGATAATGAGAGTGATCAAGTGTCTAAAGGGCGTTCGGTGGATGCCTTGGCGATAAGAGGCGATGAAGGACGTGATACGCTGCGATAAGCGTCGGGGAGCTGCGAATAAGCTTTGATCCGGCGATT from Alphaproteobacteria bacterium includes:
- a CDS encoding chaperone modulator CbpM codes for the protein MRETEVLKIIPGVRRVELRRWVAQGWVLPETRSGELWFREIDIARLRLVREIRRDMAIAEEGVPTVLSLMDQVYGLRKELRRLAEAVDAQPGRVKQAIAAHMREH
- a CDS encoding J domain-containing protein, translating into MAKDPYQALGVDRTASADEIRKAYRKLAKENHPDLKPGDSAAEARFLEAQAAYDIVGDKEKRAQFDSGEIDAEGHERAEQPSYRHYAEAGADHPYHSADGYADMGDMFSDLFGHAQSGGRTVRMRGGDVRYVYDVSFLDAVRGTKARITMPDGKSLDLTIPAGLRDAQVLRLKGKGAPGLGGGPTGDALVTVHVRPHSLFRRQGNDIHIELPVALHEAVLGARVRVPTIDGPVTMNIPKGSNTGARLRLKGKGVPSGKSGTRGDQHVTLRVVLPDTPDAELEAFLEDWSQRHNYDPRSGLEA
- a CDS encoding histidine phosphatase family protein — its product is MKRLILLRHGSPEWAENGLDDSQRALTKVGNAECLHVALWLNEHDVAPDHALVSSALRTRQSWEIVRDNLKRTPTSDMHDELYLATPGTLLAHIGALPVSVETALVIAHNPGIEELARMLAGPSPDGAAIRDMMRGYPAAGLALFTIESDVWDQVSVAATRLDVFVRPQVRDT
- a CDS encoding altronate dehydratase family protein, with translation MSETAPLTIRLNPADNVVVARAEILPNTAIPGESVTTNAPIPRGHKIATRAIANGETIVKYDQIIGFAASDIKAGDHVHTENCEFRMVDRDYQFATDLRETAMVPEAERRTFEGYVRKNGSVGTRNYIGILTSVNCSATVARYIADSFNATGKLDDYPNIDGVSAFVHATGCGMADSGDGYANLQRTLWGYARHPNFAGVLIVGLGCEVNQIPFLLDAYGLELNDTFQTMTIQESGGTRKTVDQAIERISTMLEPANAATRSTVSASELTVALQCGGSDAYSGITANPALGNAVDRLVANGGTGILAETPEIYGAEHLLTRRAVNAEVGQKLVDRIKWWEDYTARNHGSMDNNPSPGNKAGGLTTILEKSLGAAAKGGTTNLAGVYKYAEPIDTKGFVFMDSPGFDPASITGEVASGANLVCFTTGRGSVYGCKPSPSIKLATNTQMYESMSEDMDINAGKIADGDATIEDVGLEIFDYMLDIASGTQSKSEALGFGDNEFIPWQVGAVM
- a CDS encoding RidA family protein, with the protein product MLQVHNPDTIAPPVAFYSHGIEVPAGARTLHIAGVVGVTPEGTMPIGFEAQHRQIWLNVIEVLKSANMGVEDLVRLNVFSLDPSDVFMVSEGRQEFLNGHRPVSTYLAIKGLARPEFLVEMDAVACKVD
- a CDS encoding SDR family NAD(P)-dependent oxidoreductase produces the protein MDVMDLTGRVALVTGGNRGIGAAISHALAAAGAVVAVNYVSNADAARDTVAAIEAAGGRAAAVQGDVTENDDVLRMVSDAETALGPIDILVANAGVGVHQSIEETTEVDFNLGLQSNLTSAFLCSQAVLPGMRERKWGRLIYIASGAAHNGGRISLQYSASKGGMEALARAYALRLVEEGVTANSVSPVLIHTGMTTTASPEQHVFSPPIGRMGHVDEVAMATVMLAANGYMTGQTVHMNGGLYFS